TTAAATGTTCTCAGACGAAACATTGTGGGTTAGCAGCAATCTCCAGTGAAACAAGGAAGTGTATTTCTACAGCTGTTGATATAACATGTTTACTGCATACGTGTTTGTCTGTCCGCCAGGAGTGCGTGATGTTCTAGAATCTTTAATAATTGGGAGGACCATCAGCTCAAATCCTGTCAGCCTCGTGAGGAACAGCTCATCAATACCCAGACTGAGCATGTCTTGTTTGGAAGGAACGTTGCAGATTTCGTCTGCAATTCTGAGATACAGTTGTTGACTATATTTGCCGTCCACTTGGCTGGCATTGTGTGCACCCCAGTACGCAGGCGACCCATACTGCAACCCCATGGGTCTGCTCACCCGGCTCCCCATGACCTGTAATTTTTTTTAGAGAGGGAAGTATCACTGCCTAGGTTACTTGGTCCCACCCCGAAGGGCGAGGCGATATCCTGTGGGCATTTTGGAAAGTGCACTGTGCTTAACTATGAAAGGTAGACCAAACCGCTAAactaggtgttaggtatccctgatgCCACCTGGGAAATCACTTTACGACCTCCCCTGGAGGGGAAATGAATTTCCCCAGACTTAGGAGCGTTTCCGGCATTAGGTAGGGTAATGAATGGGTCCTCACTACGGGAAGACGTCATGGGAAAGTTGAGAAGGAAGTGGAAACAACTGTTTTTCAGACAAcgaaaggggggggggcggtgcacCGAGGTACAGAAAGTACAGAAGTACAGCCTGCTATCGAGGCTACACAAAGTACTTCTACTAGCAAGACGCCGAACATAATGGACCTAGAAGGGAGAGCACCAGTcagacaccagccagtgtcactcTGCATTTCTTCCAAAACTCAAGATAACGCACAGACGACTTTCTGCCAGCATATGTAGTAGTAACGGGAATGGAAGAGGCAACCAGAACTTAAACATTCCATCGGTCAACCTAGGAGAAGTTAGAATGACACAACCAGACCAaaagactgcaaattacttatAAACGGTAATATTTTGCAAGGAAAACCAGTATGCTTGCaatagctggacccttcagaaagatgCAAAAGTCATGCTGTTGGGATACCCAGGCGACTTAACACTGGATCCAATACTTGAACACAAGCAAATCTTGAATGCAGAACGATGGTTCACACAAATAGACAAAGCAGTGACACGTAAAGTTCTAGTGATCGTAATGGGACATGCGCCAGAAACGTTCAATCTTAGACATTGGGGAATATTCCGACAAAGACCATACGTCCCagaacccctgcgctgcttcagaTGTCAGAAATACAGCCACAATCAAACACGCTGCACTGGGCAGGAGAGACGAGTGCTTCCTGGCCTGACAACCTGTCCCTTCCACCAGGCTGTTAGCTCTAACATGCTACCTAACTGAGCTCTAGCTAATGTTATGTCTTCACAATATCCTAATGGCTTCACTGGGCCACTCGAACCTcaagagtgtgcagcctgaggcaTCCAACCAGAGACTTTACAGCCGAGCTCAAGGCAAACCAGATCACAACATCCAAATGTGCAAGTTATGGGGGAAAACATCATTCTCAGAGCGCAACCTGAGTCACACAGAGAAGATGCAGACAGCTCGGGCCAGGTTAATCAGACCAGCACTACATGAACAAAcagcaacgtctggaacactcgtgcactcaCAGAACAGTTTCCTGACTCGATCAACTCCAAATCGGAAAAAACCAAGGCAGAAAGACAACATGGAAATAAAATACAATCATTTTTGGAGTCAACACTACAGATTGTTTTACGGAGGTCTAGCTGAAAAGAGATTGTGGCATAGACAATTATCAATTGCTTACAGATAACACAGGCCGCCTCCCGACAAGACTCTtttgtaataatataattaatttaataaatcaCTTTTTGTAATAATGGAAAAGATCGTCCATCAGACCACAGTTCACAAACAGAATGAGaagacggagcacaagaggaTAGCAAGGAAATAGACTACCAATAACAGTTAGGTAGTCAAGACACGATACCTTAACGATCAACAAACGAAGTTGCAGGAAGCAGTGGTTACTCAAGATCAACGATATCTTGTAATACAAGGCACAGGCAGGAACAGTCAATACAGTCAGACACGCAGCAGCAACAACGAAATATTGGACGGCAGAGATGTACTCAGACAACACCAGAAACTGGCATCAATAATCAATGCAGAATCAATTTGTTGGTGTTACCTGTCTTAGTAGAACTTCTCTAAGGAATCGACATCCATATTCTCCACTTGGCATGTAGTGCCCTACAAATCCGACtgcattgattatataataattattagaTCTGGATCAGTAATATAATAGTGAATGACAGGTTAATCATTAGTCTGAAACACCATCCCAGCAAGAAAATaccatttggggggggggggtggggggtggatggAATagcagtagaggtattagcagtaagagtgaatatggctaatatcgAGTTTCTCGTATTCAATGACTACAAGCCCACTAGACGTAAACTGGAAGCAGAGGGAGTGCTTGCTTTAGCGACGCAAGGAAATTTAATTAACGGGGATTTTAATTTTCAATATCAGAAAGTAGGTGTGACTGGACCAGCTAATACAGATAGGAaccattttgttgaagttctgcgAGAAGTACCCGAGATTAAACTTCTCAACACTACTTGAATGTATGCTGGTTCACCAGATTCTCTAGAGTGCAGTTAATCTCGGCTGCACTTGAGCATCAGACGAAGTGAGAGGCAGATGCGGTGATCAACACTATCCTGCTATCGCAACGCTAAACATAGAACGATCTCTTGCATCACCtgctccaaattgcattgtccctcatacggtcgtgcatatccttgttgaatgtcctgacttccaggacgacgagcgtgtcttgctttccgattgtccctcgcggtcgcttgtccctcgataggatTCTTGACGAATCGgatgcttttgatatcgttcgacttgtgcgtttctgttctcgtattggcatcttttgtgatatttagcgccttctgattattccgcacatttgctgGTGCTACGTAgctttcccggtttggtgccttcttttgataattacttacttgcatcACCTGCACAAACGTGATAGATTTTAATAAAGGCCAACTGGAATATATTCCAGgatgaacttgaaaaatggtatgataAATACATGCCACCTGGGAATTTGAACATTCATGAGACGAATCCCCAGGAATTGCGGCTGCTGCAACAGAACTATTCCAATCATAGTGGAATAGCAAAACTATTCCAATTCCAGGTGGAaacgaaacgaaagaactattggttctggaGTAAAGAAGTTAAGGAACAAAACCCAAAACATCTTCAAAAACATCtcgagagaaaccccacaccagaaggaactcTTAAGAgcagtgatatctgaagcaatatgagtttctagagaagtaaaggaggcaagatggtttgagtggtgtcactcTAAATTAACATAGTAGTTTTGGCTAGATATGGGGGATAGAATAAAATCATGCAGCCCATCCTCATTAGCAAAGGTACATTCCATTCACcctccaaaccccctgtttacgaATGAAAAACTTTCTCCATAAGATtgtcaactgatgacgtccggacACTTCCTGGACAAGTGCTTTGCTGACGGCTATTGTTCGAACCACCACGatgtaaatacttcacccacatACAACATATACAAATATTCTCCAACAGGACCTAAACATATAACCTAACCAATACttaaatatgctaatatatattacTTTATATATAAGAAATTTTCCGTTTTTAATGAACAGAATGGTAAAATTTGTGAATGCATCATTGGGGGTCGACGACTcggtggaatggacttggtctgggaACGGGTTGAAACACGTGGGTTCAACCAACTCGACCAcaagcatgtattcaaccattgcattaGGTTGTGACTTGCTGTCCAATTGAAAGACTTTTTACTACCATTACGTCTGAAACTCCTCTGCCTCGGATTTGGAAGTGTCCACAAGTTATCGGGCAAGTTCGTTcacgatgtctcgccggtcctttacCTCCATGAttgtcttgtggcggacccgttgcaggtcgcgatcGAACTGGCTTCCcaattttcttctgttagctctggttctcatcttcctcaatttttccttcttcgtaaacctgtctttgagtctcgtcctttagatttctgcactcatctcagaCTTCCCTTATAacgattccttctctctctctgaacttcagtctgccctggccctctgcggttctacggaagcggactccgatggcattcattgagatgcttcgccatctccctccgtgcacgtctcggtatttactaagtctgtataatcgggtcttgGGGGAGTCGTCAGTTCCTGAGGACTTGCTCGATGACGTtgccctccctgttcggaaaccagcgtctctggggacatcccctaaggactttcgcactattgccctcacgagttgtctgcaaactctttgaacgtatggttaacgttcgtctaatgtagttcttagaacactatcgctACCTCCCCTTCTTAACTTGGTTTTCGcaaatgccgcagcacaacagatgtcctggtaaaATTCGAGCTCTATATTCGTACtggttttgctgcgaagacctccgttgttgccgtcctttttgacctggaaagggCTTACGATACCACtgccaggtcatattctgtgccaacttcattcttttggcctttgtggtaaTCTCACCCTTTCTCtaaagtttcctctctcgtcgttctttTCGGGTGAGACTTGGTACCACACTCTgcttcttttcagcaatacgagggTGTGCCCTAAAATAGTATTCAAAGCACTACCCTTTTTCTGGTAGCCCTCAATAGTCTTCTTtaatcttccttctggcgtcttctccgcgctCTGTCGACGATcttaacacttgctgttagggtgATGATttacctctccttcaacggcggctttaaCTTGAGATTGATGACGTGTCGTCTTGGACCACCGATTATGGCCtcaggttctctacgtctaagacttgtgctatgacctttactcggaagcgtgtcgttcttggtccttctttgtcgctttatggtcaccccattgtgtacaaggatttcGCTAAGCTTTTGGAGTTAATTttaacactcgtttgtcttggtcgcccaatCACTCGCCTCAGAGtttaatgctctaaggcccttaccctccttcaggtattgtcccatacttcttggggagcagataggcgcactctcctccctttacattcctctctcgtcctgtctactcgaatatggttgccctgcttgtctgtctgtctccgctcttcgccgtcttgatgcgatGTACCATACTGGGCTGcgcctcggctctggtgcctttcgtttgactcccatcctcagcttgtatgttgacactggctcctCTTTCTCCAGGACCGACGTGatagctactgtcttcgctatcttgcacggtccttgcaacagCCTTCCTCTCgcttgtcgtgctttaacttttacctctcCTGCGGTTCCTATTCCTCTTCACCacatccctctttctgtccgtttcttGCTTacgggattctctttcagttcgtttttctaatatttctcctcgtgttgttccttccttgcccccgtggagagtcccccttccgaagCTTTGTTCATCCTTAACTTGCATCaccaaagcttttacccctcctacagttctgaaatgccttttcctcgagcacttttcttcgcactcctgcTCCATTTCCATCTTTCCCGATGGATCTAAGTCtttggacggtgtgggctactattGTTTTTCCTGACAACTTACGAGCGTCGCCTTCCTCATGAGACTAGCAttttcacagcggaactttatgctattctctatgctctgtctcttgctttctcgttTACAATTTTCCTTTGTAGTTGTCGACTCAGTGTACTCATGGCTCTCGGtccctttaatccggtccatccgGTTGTTGTTGAGATTCagaattggctgtttcttatttccagtaaatttaagttggttgagttttgctgggtcccCGGCCATAttggtctctttaaatgagcgtctggatgctgccgccgctaaggaagctgtccgctcttgtcccatctcccttaAAGGTAATTCCCTATTCCCACTTTTACAGTTATTCCTTCCTTCattcttacccattggcaggattgttggtcttctgttactggtaacaaactgcgtactcttatgaGTAGTgtctcatggccgtcctcctaccaccgtaactggcgagggaaaacggctctggtgaggttgtgtattggccatacacgattAATTCACGGtctcttaatggagcgccgccctgctccatattgtccaaattgcattgtccctcttacagttgtgcatatccttgttgaatgtcctgacttccgggacgagcgcgtcttgttttccgaccatccctcgctgtcgcttgtccctcgatagaattcttggtgaatcagatacttttgatatcgtttgccctATGCGTTTCTTttttcgtattggcatccttggtgatatttagcgccctctgataattccacacatttgatggtgctacatagccttccgggtttggtgctttcttttgataattacttatgttTAATTCAGTTCTTCCCACATCGTCATATATCCACCCTACAAATGTGTTCCGGGTAGATGGAACTCTTTATCCTGGGAAGGCAGCTCATTAGGGAAAAAAACTGATTCTAAACCTCCGCTGTCTTGCAGCCATAACCCAATTTTAATAAAAGGCTtctggagtcaacctcgaggaaaaaatcCGGAGTTTGAGCCCCTTAGGCAGTTCGTTGTCGATTTCGACCTcgctctggcagctcctgcgacggtgctggaaccgTGTGTATTTGCATGTGCATttccattggataatttcaggaacgtggaggggggggggggcgggggggagacCCGCTGCATGGGAGGCAGTTTCTTCATATCGACctaaccagagtgcaactccatagtcttcagAGACTGAAGAATGcctacctactactactactactactactacaaatgTATTAGGCGGCCGAGTGTGTGTACACGTTTGAGGGAAAGTGCGAGTGGCTCGATTTTTTATAAAGTACAACTTTGAGGAATTCGCAAGGGAAGGTCTAGGACTAGACCTCAAGGGAATGGCCTAGTACCCTAAATTTGGCCCCTGTGGTAGATATAGGGGAGTAAGTTCCCGCCTAGAGTGGTGACACTGGCATCCTCAAGATGCAATGAGACTTGATTGGTTACTGCTCTGCATCTTACTCTAGTCAATAGGTGACCCGAGATTTTTATGGGCGAACCGAGCTACGAGACAGCTTATAGGCCCTGCCGATGTCAGTTTCTTCAGATCTAGACGAGGATGGAAGTACGTGCGAGTGCTCCAAGATTTATGCAGGATTCACTTTCGTATTGTAAAGTTGAGCTTCAACTTTACAATAATAGACCTCAGCTTTTAAGTGAGGGGCAGCCGATGACATTTTGAAGAGGTAAATACGATGGAAGAGGCTGTGCAGTTATGACTGATGCAGGAGGGCCTAGTGAGGGTCGCTTCACAGCTCAGTGAAATGAACAAGGACACGAGTCCACCAAGCCCAAGAGTAGCTGTGAACAGCGTAAAGTCACCCTCCAGGTCCTGAACGCAGTCCCGACGTAGAGAGGAAGTCGGCAACTGGTGACACTTATCACTGAAGGTCAGAAAGTGCAGTGATAGGAAACTATTGATTAGCAAAGGCAGTATTGATAAATGTTGGTCAACGAGTAGTAGTGATAGTGTGGCTCTTGGCACTAGTGTAGCGTTTTAGTGTGAAGCCACTTACCAACAGCTACAAGGGGGAAGTGAGTTGGCTAGTAGAGCGACGATCCTTAGCAGGAGCCTAGCACAACAACAGGGTTCGGGAAGGGCCCCGGGAATGTGAACTGCGACATCTACGAAGAAGCCCAGTAGTGGAGGGTTCAGCTGTGAGGAAACTAGAATGAGGTTACCACTGAGGTTACCGGAAATTGGAGTGGTTTGAAGGGTGCACCCAACATCGGAGAACAGGTGAAGTGACGCCGGGCCAGAAGCGCGTCACTTCAGGTGATAGTCAGCTGTTAATATCtcgccctcccccctcccatttcTCCTTAGGGAACAAAAAGGATTTATGCTCTAATAATTTGTAATGTCATTTGATTTACCATATTAGTGTGCTATATGAAAGCGCACTTTATCAcacttgtgacgggaaagtgttggagtgtagatgttcggcagtcctccaatggctggtgtcaattgctagtcacacttaaaaaaaaaagagactgcttgcctgtggtaaagtaagggaagacacgcaaaacacacagtatgaacaatgaaactttaatatagaaAAACAAAGACAAAGACATTATGAACAAaaacaatcccttggcaatgtacagtgcaaatgaacaagtcaaaaacaatagaacataaatgaatgatagggataaagttactctacaataatataaagttaaaggtgaaaaataatcgggtgctgagaatatagcgctagctgcgagacatccaccagatacagcatatatcagttagttgttcactgcttgagagcacagggatattctgacttcagtggctggatcaagcccagacatcgactcgggtagagggcgctgaggtgcagtgtgcaggtgtgcagtcggcgagtcgccaatcaggagcaggcaggctgggaagggtagttggctggttgatgacgagccggcgtggagggagtggagtaggggggggagtgagtcttgggtacgttttgcctcctggtacaaacgttttgtgctactggtagacgtatcttgaaggtagcatcttattcttgtatattatacgtaacttcatgtagagaagagcaggctcaatctctcttgaaagagattat
This is a stretch of genomic DNA from Procambarus clarkii isolate CNS0578487 chromosome 45, FALCON_Pclarkii_2.0, whole genome shotgun sequence. It encodes these proteins:
- the LOC138350316 gene encoding uncharacterized protein — encoded protein: MVFSLEGWLYQPALQAEKASRLKKVTELQVTELQVTELVGGSTYIPIEDALLMKRRRNKISRSCSAISRGVSSALWAPGFGNNTDGMSAETRWLVAGMDVDVDAISEGTVLVADIAGVDTDVDVVTEGMVSNLQSSRGSNRKALQMRKEAAAIRKEVLEREAALAKEALQIREREAAIRKQQQERETALLRQRERVQLEAKQRHLAIQRDHDKKQAETAIAYRQQELANRRPTILPMGKNEGRNNCKSGNRELPLREMGQERTASLAAAASRRSFKETNMAGDPAKLNQLKFTGNKKQPILNLNNNRMDRIKGTESHEYTESTTTKENCKRESKRQSIENSIKFRCENASLMRKATLSAEKTPEGRLKKTIEGYQKKGSALNTILGHTLVLLKRSRVWYQVSPEKNDERGNFRERVMQVSNYQKKAPNRESYVAPANVRNNQKALNITKDANTRTETHKSNDIKSIRFVKNPIEGQATARDNRKARHARRPGSQDIQQGYARPYEGQCNLEQVMQEIVLCLALR